A window of the Lolium perenne isolate Kyuss_39 chromosome 7, Kyuss_2.0, whole genome shotgun sequence genome harbors these coding sequences:
- the LOC127319104 gene encoding uncharacterized protein isoform X2, translated as MELEASAELQGRRPPWRRTVAVQAALCLALYAAFSLGEPQLRPRGGDALGSGGPAGGGVSFITVAGGARPPADQARLLRQMESIAKVYGVKLVLDVAQLGDDRLWQNGSLYFQALNIPWYSTTSHGQIVDNFLKKVKMPYDQILEIIGVDTGPLQELLHHGKVSNSSREQITWLEQTLALSSSNWKIVVGYDALVDCNEVHTTKTVKFYEPLRNIFQTYAVNAYVSTSGSCGEFHEENSMLYIQNPSPGDHNNLDGFFLHRVSPLEMESLLINLEGEVVQRSLVHQQGRGAIFEKTFDQLTSAPRI; from the exons ATGGAATTGGAAGCATCCGCCGAGCTGCAGGGTCGGCGACCGCCGTGGCGTCGCACGGTGGCCGTGCAGGCCGCGCTCTGCCTCGCGCTCTACGCGGCCTTCAGCCTCGGGGAGCCGCAGCTCCGGCCGCGGGGCGGGGACGCGCTGGGCAGCGGCGGGCCCGCCGGCGGCGGCGTATCCTTCATCACCGTCGCGGGTGGCGCGCGGCCACCCGCCGACCAGGCTCGCCTCCTGAGGCAG ATGGAAAGCATTGCAAAGGTTTATGGCGTCAAGTTAGTGTTGGATGTTGCTCAATTGGGCGACGACCGGCTTTGGCAAAAC GGTTCCCTGTACTTCCAAGCTCTGAATATCCCCTG GTATTCCACCACATCACATGGGCAGATAGTAGATAATTTCTTGAAGAAGGTGAAGATGCCATATGATCAAATTCTGGAAATTATTGGTGTTGACACAGGGCCTCTTCAG GAACTTCTACATCATGGAAAAGTGAGCAATTCTAGCAGGGAGCAAATTACATGGTTGGAACAAACACTAGCACTGAGCAGCAGTAACTG GAAAATAGTTGTTGGATATGATGCGTTAGTTGACTGCAATGAGGTGCACACCACAAAAACAGTAAAATTCTACGAGCCACTTCGGAATATTTTTCAAACATATGCAGTG AATGCATATGTTAGCACAAGTGGTTCTTGTGGAGAGTTTCATGAAGAGAATTCAATGTTGTATATTCAAAACCCCAGCCCTGGTGATCACAATAATTTAGATGGTTTCTTCTTGCACAGAGTCAGCCCTCTAGAGATG GAATCCCTGTTGATAAACTTAGAAGGCGAGGTTGTTCAAAGATCTTTAGTACACCAGCAGGGAAGGGGAGCCAT ATTTGAGAAAACATTCGATCAGCTAACGTCTGCTCCCAGGATCTAG
- the LOC127319105 gene encoding uncharacterized protein isoform X2 has product MELEASAELQVRRPPWRRTVAVQAALCLALYAAFRLGEPQLRSRGGDALGSGGRAGGGVSFITVAGGARPPADQARLLRQMESIAKVYGVKFVLDVARFGEDTLWQNGSLYFQALNIPWYSTTSHGQIVDNFLKKVKMPYDQILEIIGVDTGPLQELLHHGKVSNSSREQITWLEQTLALSSSNWKIVVGYDALVDCNEVRTTKTVKFYEPLRNIFQTYANAYVSTSGSCGEFHEENSMLYIQNPSPGDHNNLDGFFLHRVSPLEMESLLINLEGEVVQRSLVHQQGRGAIMFCIVKRRLLPFLVLPSSGRHIIFSSIICIGRC; this is encoded by the exons ATGGAATTGGAAGCATCCGCCGAGCTCCAGGTTCGGCGACCGCCGTGGCGTCGCACGGTGGCCGTGCAGGCCGCGCTCTGCCTCGCGCTCTACGCGGCCTTCCGCCTCGGGGAGCCGCAGCTCCGGTCGCGGGGCGGGGACGCGCTGGGCAGCGGCGGGCGCGCCGGGGGCGGCGTATCCTTCATCACCGTCGCGGGTGGCGCGCGGCCGCCCGCTGACCAGGCTCGCCTCCTGAGGCAG ATGGAAAGCATAGCAAAGGTTTATGGAGTCAAGTTCGTGTTGGATGTTGCTCGATTTGGCGAGGACACGCTTTGGCAAAAC GGTTCCCTGTACTTCCAAGCTCTGAATATCCCCTG GTATTCCACCACATCACATGGGCAGATAGTAGATAACTTCTTGAAGAAAGTGAAGATGCCATATGATCAAATTCTGGAAATTATTGGTGTTGACACAGGGCCTCTTCAG GAACTTCTACATCATGGAAAAGTGAGCAATTCTAGCAGGGAACAAATTACATGGTTGGAACAAACACTAGCACTGAGCAGCAGTAACTG GAAAATAGTTGTTGGATATGATGCGTTAGTTGACTGCAATGAGGTGCGCACCACAAAAACAGTAAAATTCTACGAGCCACTTCGGAATATTTTTCAAACATATGCA AATGCATATGTTAGCACAAGTGGTTCCTGTGGAGAGTTTCATGAAGAGAATTCAATGTTGTATATTCAAAACCCCAGCCCTGGTGATCACAATAATTTAGATGGTTTCTTCTTGCACAGAGTCAGCCCTCTAGAGATG GAATCCCTGTTGATAAACTTAGAAGGCGAGGTTGTTCAAAGATCTTTAGTACACCAGCAGGGAAGGGGAGCCAT TATGTTTTGCATTGTCAAAAGAAGGCTTCTGCCATTTTTGGTGCTCCCATCCTCTGGAAGACATATAATATTTTCGTCCATAATATGCATTGGCCGCTGTTAA
- the LOC127319105 gene encoding uncharacterized protein isoform X5, protein MELEASAELQVRRPPWRRTVAVQAALCLALYAAFRLGEPQLRSRGGDALGSGGRAGGGVSFITVAGGARPPADQARLLRQMESIAKVYGVKFVLDVARFGEDTLWQNGSLYFQALNIPWYSTTSHGQIVDNFLKKVKMPYDQILEIIGVDTGPLQELLHHGKVSNSSREQITWLEQTLALSSSNWKIVVGYDALVDCNEVRTTKTVKFYEPLRNIFQTYAVNAYVSTSGSCGEFHEENSMLYIQNPSPGDHNNLDGFFLHRVSPLEMESLLINLEGEVVQRSLVHQQGRGAM, encoded by the exons ATGGAATTGGAAGCATCCGCCGAGCTCCAGGTTCGGCGACCGCCGTGGCGTCGCACGGTGGCCGTGCAGGCCGCGCTCTGCCTCGCGCTCTACGCGGCCTTCCGCCTCGGGGAGCCGCAGCTCCGGTCGCGGGGCGGGGACGCGCTGGGCAGCGGCGGGCGCGCCGGGGGCGGCGTATCCTTCATCACCGTCGCGGGTGGCGCGCGGCCGCCCGCTGACCAGGCTCGCCTCCTGAGGCAG ATGGAAAGCATAGCAAAGGTTTATGGAGTCAAGTTCGTGTTGGATGTTGCTCGATTTGGCGAGGACACGCTTTGGCAAAAC GGTTCCCTGTACTTCCAAGCTCTGAATATCCCCTG GTATTCCACCACATCACATGGGCAGATAGTAGATAACTTCTTGAAGAAAGTGAAGATGCCATATGATCAAATTCTGGAAATTATTGGTGTTGACACAGGGCCTCTTCAG GAACTTCTACATCATGGAAAAGTGAGCAATTCTAGCAGGGAACAAATTACATGGTTGGAACAAACACTAGCACTGAGCAGCAGTAACTG GAAAATAGTTGTTGGATATGATGCGTTAGTTGACTGCAATGAGGTGCGCACCACAAAAACAGTAAAATTCTACGAGCCACTTCGGAATATTTTTCAAACATATGCAGTG AATGCATATGTTAGCACAAGTGGTTCCTGTGGAGAGTTTCATGAAGAGAATTCAATGTTGTATATTCAAAACCCCAGCCCTGGTGATCACAATAATTTAGATGGTTTCTTCTTGCACAGAGTCAGCCCTCTAGAGATG GAATCCCTGTTGATAAACTTAGAAGGCGAGGTTGTTCAAAGATCTTTAGTACACCAGCAGGGAAGGGGAGCCATGTAA
- the LOC127319105 gene encoding uncharacterized protein isoform X3, giving the protein MELEASAELQVRRPPWRRTVAVQAALCLALYAAFRLGEPQLRSRGGDALGSGGRAGGGVSFITVAGGARPPADQARLLRQMESIAKVYGVKFVLDVARFGEDTLWQNGSLYFQALNIPWYSTTSHGQIVDNFLKKVKMPYDQILEIIGVDTGPLQELLHHGKVSNSSREQITWLEQTLALSSSNWKIVVGYDALVDCNEVRTTKTVKFYEPLRNIFQTYAVNAYVSTSGSCGEFHEENSMLYIQNPSPGDHNNLDGFFLHRVSPLEMESLLINLEGEVVQRSLVHQQGRGAIFEKTFDQLTSAPRI; this is encoded by the exons ATGGAATTGGAAGCATCCGCCGAGCTCCAGGTTCGGCGACCGCCGTGGCGTCGCACGGTGGCCGTGCAGGCCGCGCTCTGCCTCGCGCTCTACGCGGCCTTCCGCCTCGGGGAGCCGCAGCTCCGGTCGCGGGGCGGGGACGCGCTGGGCAGCGGCGGGCGCGCCGGGGGCGGCGTATCCTTCATCACCGTCGCGGGTGGCGCGCGGCCGCCCGCTGACCAGGCTCGCCTCCTGAGGCAG ATGGAAAGCATAGCAAAGGTTTATGGAGTCAAGTTCGTGTTGGATGTTGCTCGATTTGGCGAGGACACGCTTTGGCAAAAC GGTTCCCTGTACTTCCAAGCTCTGAATATCCCCTG GTATTCCACCACATCACATGGGCAGATAGTAGATAACTTCTTGAAGAAAGTGAAGATGCCATATGATCAAATTCTGGAAATTATTGGTGTTGACACAGGGCCTCTTCAG GAACTTCTACATCATGGAAAAGTGAGCAATTCTAGCAGGGAACAAATTACATGGTTGGAACAAACACTAGCACTGAGCAGCAGTAACTG GAAAATAGTTGTTGGATATGATGCGTTAGTTGACTGCAATGAGGTGCGCACCACAAAAACAGTAAAATTCTACGAGCCACTTCGGAATATTTTTCAAACATATGCAGTG AATGCATATGTTAGCACAAGTGGTTCCTGTGGAGAGTTTCATGAAGAGAATTCAATGTTGTATATTCAAAACCCCAGCCCTGGTGATCACAATAATTTAGATGGTTTCTTCTTGCACAGAGTCAGCCCTCTAGAGATG GAATCCCTGTTGATAAACTTAGAAGGCGAGGTTGTTCAAAGATCTTTAGTACACCAGCAGGGAAGGGGAGCCAT ATTTGAGAAAACATTCGATCAGCTAACGTCTGCTCCCAGGATCTAG
- the LOC127319104 gene encoding uncharacterized protein isoform X3, whose protein sequence is MELEASAELQGRRPPWRRTVAVQAALCLALYAAFSLGEPQLRPRGGDALGSGGPAGGGVSFITVAGGARPPADQARLLRQMESIAKVYGVKLVLDVAQLGDDRLWQNGSLYFQALNIPWYSTTSHGQIVDNFLKKVKMPYDQILEIIGVDTGPLQELLHHGKVSNSSREQITWLEQTLALSSSNWKIVVGYDALVDCNEVHTTKTVKFYEPLRNIFQTYAVNAYVSTSGSCGEFHEENSMLYIQNPSPGDHNNLDGFFLHRVSPLEMESLLINLEGEVVQRSLVHQQGRGAM, encoded by the exons ATGGAATTGGAAGCATCCGCCGAGCTGCAGGGTCGGCGACCGCCGTGGCGTCGCACGGTGGCCGTGCAGGCCGCGCTCTGCCTCGCGCTCTACGCGGCCTTCAGCCTCGGGGAGCCGCAGCTCCGGCCGCGGGGCGGGGACGCGCTGGGCAGCGGCGGGCCCGCCGGCGGCGGCGTATCCTTCATCACCGTCGCGGGTGGCGCGCGGCCACCCGCCGACCAGGCTCGCCTCCTGAGGCAG ATGGAAAGCATTGCAAAGGTTTATGGCGTCAAGTTAGTGTTGGATGTTGCTCAATTGGGCGACGACCGGCTTTGGCAAAAC GGTTCCCTGTACTTCCAAGCTCTGAATATCCCCTG GTATTCCACCACATCACATGGGCAGATAGTAGATAATTTCTTGAAGAAGGTGAAGATGCCATATGATCAAATTCTGGAAATTATTGGTGTTGACACAGGGCCTCTTCAG GAACTTCTACATCATGGAAAAGTGAGCAATTCTAGCAGGGAGCAAATTACATGGTTGGAACAAACACTAGCACTGAGCAGCAGTAACTG GAAAATAGTTGTTGGATATGATGCGTTAGTTGACTGCAATGAGGTGCACACCACAAAAACAGTAAAATTCTACGAGCCACTTCGGAATATTTTTCAAACATATGCAGTG AATGCATATGTTAGCACAAGTGGTTCTTGTGGAGAGTTTCATGAAGAGAATTCAATGTTGTATATTCAAAACCCCAGCCCTGGTGATCACAATAATTTAGATGGTTTCTTCTTGCACAGAGTCAGCCCTCTAGAGATG GAATCCCTGTTGATAAACTTAGAAGGCGAGGTTGTTCAAAGATCTTTAGTACACCAGCAGGGAAGGGGAGCCATGTAA
- the LOC127319105 gene encoding uncharacterized protein isoform X4, with protein MELEASAELQVRRPPWRRTVAVQAALCLALYAAFRLGEPQLRSRGGDALGSGGRAGGGVSFITVAGGARPPADQARLLRQMESIAKVYGVKFVLDVARFGEDTLWQNGSLYFQALNIPWYSTTSHGQIVDNFLKKVKMPYDQILEIIGVDTGPLQELLHHGKVSNSSREQITWLEQTLALSSSNWKIVVGYDALVDCNEVRTTKTVKFYEPLRNIFQTYAVNAYVSTSGSCGEFHEENSMLYIQNPSPGDHNNLDGFFLHRVSPLEMESLLINLEGEVVQRSLVHQQGRGAIFV; from the exons ATGGAATTGGAAGCATCCGCCGAGCTCCAGGTTCGGCGACCGCCGTGGCGTCGCACGGTGGCCGTGCAGGCCGCGCTCTGCCTCGCGCTCTACGCGGCCTTCCGCCTCGGGGAGCCGCAGCTCCGGTCGCGGGGCGGGGACGCGCTGGGCAGCGGCGGGCGCGCCGGGGGCGGCGTATCCTTCATCACCGTCGCGGGTGGCGCGCGGCCGCCCGCTGACCAGGCTCGCCTCCTGAGGCAG ATGGAAAGCATAGCAAAGGTTTATGGAGTCAAGTTCGTGTTGGATGTTGCTCGATTTGGCGAGGACACGCTTTGGCAAAAC GGTTCCCTGTACTTCCAAGCTCTGAATATCCCCTG GTATTCCACCACATCACATGGGCAGATAGTAGATAACTTCTTGAAGAAAGTGAAGATGCCATATGATCAAATTCTGGAAATTATTGGTGTTGACACAGGGCCTCTTCAG GAACTTCTACATCATGGAAAAGTGAGCAATTCTAGCAGGGAACAAATTACATGGTTGGAACAAACACTAGCACTGAGCAGCAGTAACTG GAAAATAGTTGTTGGATATGATGCGTTAGTTGACTGCAATGAGGTGCGCACCACAAAAACAGTAAAATTCTACGAGCCACTTCGGAATATTTTTCAAACATATGCAGTG AATGCATATGTTAGCACAAGTGGTTCCTGTGGAGAGTTTCATGAAGAGAATTCAATGTTGTATATTCAAAACCCCAGCCCTGGTGATCACAATAATTTAGATGGTTTCTTCTTGCACAGAGTCAGCCCTCTAGAGATG GAATCCCTGTTGATAAACTTAGAAGGCGAGGTTGTTCAAAGATCTTTAGTACACCAGCAGGGAAGGGGAGCCAT ATTCGTTTGA
- the LOC127319105 gene encoding uncharacterized protein isoform X1, whose product MELEASAELQVRRPPWRRTVAVQAALCLALYAAFRLGEPQLRSRGGDALGSGGRAGGGVSFITVAGGARPPADQARLLRQMESIAKVYGVKFVLDVARFGEDTLWQNGSLYFQALNIPWYSTTSHGQIVDNFLKKVKMPYDQILEIIGVDTGPLQELLHHGKVSNSSREQITWLEQTLALSSSNWKIVVGYDALVDCNEVRTTKTVKFYEPLRNIFQTYAVNAYVSTSGSCGEFHEENSMLYIQNPSPGDHNNLDGFFLHRVSPLEMESLLINLEGEVVQRSLVHQQGRGAIMFCIVKRRLLPFLVLPSSGRHIIFSSIICIGRC is encoded by the exons ATGGAATTGGAAGCATCCGCCGAGCTCCAGGTTCGGCGACCGCCGTGGCGTCGCACGGTGGCCGTGCAGGCCGCGCTCTGCCTCGCGCTCTACGCGGCCTTCCGCCTCGGGGAGCCGCAGCTCCGGTCGCGGGGCGGGGACGCGCTGGGCAGCGGCGGGCGCGCCGGGGGCGGCGTATCCTTCATCACCGTCGCGGGTGGCGCGCGGCCGCCCGCTGACCAGGCTCGCCTCCTGAGGCAG ATGGAAAGCATAGCAAAGGTTTATGGAGTCAAGTTCGTGTTGGATGTTGCTCGATTTGGCGAGGACACGCTTTGGCAAAAC GGTTCCCTGTACTTCCAAGCTCTGAATATCCCCTG GTATTCCACCACATCACATGGGCAGATAGTAGATAACTTCTTGAAGAAAGTGAAGATGCCATATGATCAAATTCTGGAAATTATTGGTGTTGACACAGGGCCTCTTCAG GAACTTCTACATCATGGAAAAGTGAGCAATTCTAGCAGGGAACAAATTACATGGTTGGAACAAACACTAGCACTGAGCAGCAGTAACTG GAAAATAGTTGTTGGATATGATGCGTTAGTTGACTGCAATGAGGTGCGCACCACAAAAACAGTAAAATTCTACGAGCCACTTCGGAATATTTTTCAAACATATGCAGTG AATGCATATGTTAGCACAAGTGGTTCCTGTGGAGAGTTTCATGAAGAGAATTCAATGTTGTATATTCAAAACCCCAGCCCTGGTGATCACAATAATTTAGATGGTTTCTTCTTGCACAGAGTCAGCCCTCTAGAGATG GAATCCCTGTTGATAAACTTAGAAGGCGAGGTTGTTCAAAGATCTTTAGTACACCAGCAGGGAAGGGGAGCCAT TATGTTTTGCATTGTCAAAAGAAGGCTTCTGCCATTTTTGGTGCTCCCATCCTCTGGAAGACATATAATATTTTCGTCCATAATATGCATTGGCCGCTGTTAA
- the LOC127319104 gene encoding uncharacterized protein isoform X1, producing the protein MELEASAELQGRRPPWRRTVAVQAALCLALYAAFSLGEPQLRPRGGDALGSGGPAGGGVSFITVAGGARPPADQARLLRQMESIAKVYGVKLVLDVAQLGDDRLWQNGSLYFQALNIPWYSTTSHGQIVDNFLKKVKMPYDQILEIIGVDTGPLQELLHHGKVSNSSREQITWLEQTLALSSSNWKIVVGYDALVDCNEVHTTKTVKFYEPLRNIFQTYAVNAYVSTSGSCGEFHEENSMLYIQNPSPGDHNNLDGFFLHRVSPLEMESLLINLEGEVVQRSLVHQQGRGAIMFCIVKRRLLPFLVLPSSGRHIIFSSIICIGRC; encoded by the exons ATGGAATTGGAAGCATCCGCCGAGCTGCAGGGTCGGCGACCGCCGTGGCGTCGCACGGTGGCCGTGCAGGCCGCGCTCTGCCTCGCGCTCTACGCGGCCTTCAGCCTCGGGGAGCCGCAGCTCCGGCCGCGGGGCGGGGACGCGCTGGGCAGCGGCGGGCCCGCCGGCGGCGGCGTATCCTTCATCACCGTCGCGGGTGGCGCGCGGCCACCCGCCGACCAGGCTCGCCTCCTGAGGCAG ATGGAAAGCATTGCAAAGGTTTATGGCGTCAAGTTAGTGTTGGATGTTGCTCAATTGGGCGACGACCGGCTTTGGCAAAAC GGTTCCCTGTACTTCCAAGCTCTGAATATCCCCTG GTATTCCACCACATCACATGGGCAGATAGTAGATAATTTCTTGAAGAAGGTGAAGATGCCATATGATCAAATTCTGGAAATTATTGGTGTTGACACAGGGCCTCTTCAG GAACTTCTACATCATGGAAAAGTGAGCAATTCTAGCAGGGAGCAAATTACATGGTTGGAACAAACACTAGCACTGAGCAGCAGTAACTG GAAAATAGTTGTTGGATATGATGCGTTAGTTGACTGCAATGAGGTGCACACCACAAAAACAGTAAAATTCTACGAGCCACTTCGGAATATTTTTCAAACATATGCAGTG AATGCATATGTTAGCACAAGTGGTTCTTGTGGAGAGTTTCATGAAGAGAATTCAATGTTGTATATTCAAAACCCCAGCCCTGGTGATCACAATAATTTAGATGGTTTCTTCTTGCACAGAGTCAGCCCTCTAGAGATG GAATCCCTGTTGATAAACTTAGAAGGCGAGGTTGTTCAAAGATCTTTAGTACACCAGCAGGGAAGGGGAGCCAT TATGTTTTGCATTGTCAAAAGAAGGCTTCTGCCATTTTTGGTGCTCCCATCCTCTGGAAGACATATAATATTTTCGTCCATAATATGCATTGGCCGCTGTTAA